A window of the Thermococcus sp. genome harbors these coding sequences:
- a CDS encoding hydrogenase subunit MbhD domain-containing protein, with translation MIELHLIILAIVVSFGFVFSYLAMKEHDLLKALALSSVQSTFFALGFYILAAPDIVLAYLAIAVGAYTALVILAISKTERYEVGE, from the coding sequence ATGATAGAGCTCCACCTGATAATCCTGGCCATAGTGGTTTCCTTCGGCTTCGTGTTCAGCTATCTTGCCATGAAGGAGCACGACCTCCTGAAGGCCCTGGCTTTAAGCTCAGTGCAGTCAACATTCTTCGCCCTCGGCTTTTACATTCTAGCTGCCCCCGACATAGTCTTAGCATACCTCGCCATAGCGGTCGGAGCCTACACGGCACTCGTCATCCTCGCGATAAGCAAGACCGAGAGGTACGAGGTGGGAGAATGA
- a CDS encoding Na(+)/H(+) antiporter subunit B, whose translation MKRDAIVAVSFLLAFLLIAYAVTARNVLGLGGAELRPLGEFYLSHSFAHEGLTSHSPEVVTAIVWNYRGFDTLFETFVFFLAIMGAFSVLRLTGEQVKLVREMEAREPHRQMDIIVRATTKLVVVMIVSISASIALHGHLTPGGGFQGGSAMAVAALLLFAAFSKFTLERKGLTLKHTVSAYALGLALILATVLAPVFFYGGKILEINLLPGETGLFNLDVGEYTAVTFGFLTVFLVLGVSEWIFKTVLRGETHD comes from the coding sequence ATGAAGAGGGATGCAATCGTCGCGGTTTCATTCCTCCTTGCGTTCCTGCTCATAGCCTACGCCGTAACGGCCAGAAACGTCCTCGGCCTCGGTGGGGCTGAACTAAGGCCCCTCGGCGAGTTCTACTTAAGCCATTCCTTCGCCCACGAAGGCTTAACAAGCCACAGCCCCGAAGTGGTTACCGCAATAGTCTGGAACTACCGCGGCTTCGATACGCTCTTCGAGACCTTCGTCTTCTTTTTGGCCATAATGGGTGCCTTCAGCGTCCTCAGACTTACGGGGGAGCAGGTGAAGCTCGTAAGGGAGATGGAGGCGAGGGAACCGCACAGGCAGATGGACATCATAGTGCGCGCAACGACCAAGCTCGTCGTCGTAATGATAGTCTCAATCTCTGCCTCGATAGCCCTCCACGGGCACCTGACTCCGGGCGGTGGCTTCCAGGGTGGTTCTGCAATGGCTGTGGCAGCGTTGCTCCTCTTCGCGGCCTTCAGCAAGTTCACCCTTGAGAGAAAGGGGCTCACACTAAAGCACACGGTTTCCGCCTATGCCCTCGGCCTGGCGTTAATACTCGCGACAGTTTTGGCCCCGGTCTTCTTCTACGGTGGAAAAATCCTTGAGATAAACCTCTTACCCGGGGAAACGGGTCTCTTCAACCTCGATGTCGGCGAGTACACGGCGGTTACCTTCGGTTTTCTCACCGTGTTCCTAGTCCTCGGTGTTTCGGAGTGGATATTCAAGACCGTCCTGAGGGGTGAGACCCATGATTAA
- a CDS encoding sodium:proton antiporter — translation MINVLLAYITITLFAMVLLGIYGVATRSNLIKKIIMLNIMGDAINMLFILIGYRLVFPVFPPIYEKHITFQEFLSRAVDPVPQALVLTAVVIGMAMNILLTTYAIQFYRLHGTVDARDIAEILGGEGE, via the coding sequence ATGATTAACGTCCTCCTAGCTTACATCACCATAACGCTCTTCGCGATGGTTCTCCTCGGCATCTACGGAGTCGCCACCCGCTCGAATCTGATAAAGAAAATCATCATGCTCAACATCATGGGAGATGCGATAAACATGCTCTTCATCCTCATCGGCTACCGCCTCGTCTTCCCGGTCTTCCCGCCGATATACGAGAAGCACATAACCTTTCAGGAGTTCCTGAGCAGGGCCGTTGACCCGGTTCCGCAGGCTTTGGTGCTCACAGCTGTCGTCATAGGCATGGCGATGAACATACTCCTAACAACCTACGCGATACAGTTCTACCGCCTCCACGGAACGGTTGATGCAAGGGACATAGCTGAAATCCTCGGGGGTGAGGGTGAATGA
- a CDS encoding Na+/H+ antiporter subunit E translates to MNILRRFSPATFAIVLAVYLFYTGSASEYDLITGSIVGLIVSFLVGHWLVENEPKFFSPMRWLYAIIYALRYFFVEETRTHIDVAKRVFTLRANPGIVRIPLEVENEYGKVLVANSITNTPGTIVVDISDDGKWLYVHWIDVSTLDEREVKENVVAYFEDYAKKIFD, encoded by the coding sequence ATGAACATCCTCAGAAGGTTTTCTCCGGCGACTTTCGCCATAGTCCTCGCCGTTTACCTCTTCTACACCGGTTCGGCGAGCGAGTACGACCTGATAACGGGTTCAATAGTGGGGCTAATCGTTTCCTTCCTCGTCGGCCACTGGCTTGTTGAGAACGAACCCAAGTTCTTCTCTCCTATGAGGTGGCTCTACGCGATAATCTATGCCCTCCGCTACTTCTTCGTTGAGGAGACCAGAACACACATCGACGTGGCCAAGAGGGTCTTCACTCTGAGGGCCAACCCGGGAATAGTTAGAATCCCGCTTGAAGTCGAGAACGAGTACGGCAAGGTTCTCGTTGCCAACTCGATAACCAACACCCCGGGAACGATAGTGGTGGACATAAGCGACGACGGGAAGTGGCTCTACGTCCACTGGATTGACGTTTCAACGCTCGACGAGAGGGAAGTGAAGGAGAACGTTGTTGCCTACTTCGAGGACTACGCGAAGAAAATATTCGACTGA